One window of Rhizobium leguminosarum genomic DNA carries:
- a CDS encoding adenylate/guanylate cyclase domain-containing protein, producing the protein MDLPSPLAWLVDEAGASPGPERFLAELGRRLLADGLPLSGGALTLSVPHPIIARRTWLWRAETGAVIEALAFAAAPQSEAGHEWLGGLGPVWESRIGPAQDNQASDGPLLGWAGVANGAGGSAFGAAEASLLREVARFAAAPLAALAAREARAALLEAYLGRRSAARVQAGALARGTGETIRAALLCADLRDFTALSEVTEPQAMIAALDAYFDRVAGAVHAFGGEVLKFIGDGVLAIFPVTATSGAADIARGDREACEAALRAVAASRAGMSHLDHVRQAQGLAPLPFGAALHFGEILWGNIGAADRLDFTAIGPAVNLVSRLEGLCKPLGRSVLISGAVAANTTTALIPLGEHGLRGIAAPCAVFTLAEA; encoded by the coding sequence ATGGATCTGCCATCTCCCCTTGCCTGGTTGGTTGATGAGGCCGGTGCCTCTCCTGGTCCCGAACGGTTTCTGGCCGAGCTCGGGCGGCGGCTTTTGGCTGACGGCCTGCCGCTTTCGGGCGGCGCGCTGACGCTTTCCGTGCCGCATCCGATCATCGCTCGACGCACCTGGCTGTGGCGGGCCGAGACCGGGGCCGTCATTGAGGCGCTGGCCTTTGCTGCGGCTCCGCAGAGCGAGGCCGGGCATGAGTGGCTGGGTGGGCTCGGGCCGGTGTGGGAGAGCCGGATCGGGCCTGCACAGGATAATCAGGCATCGGACGGGCCGCTGCTTGGCTGGGCGGGAGTTGCCAACGGGGCAGGGGGCAGCGCATTCGGTGCGGCCGAGGCCAGTCTGCTGCGCGAAGTCGCGCGCTTTGCCGCAGCGCCGCTCGCCGCTTTGGCGGCGCGGGAGGCGCGGGCCGCGCTGCTCGAAGCCTATCTCGGCCGGCGCAGCGCTGCCCGGGTGCAGGCCGGCGCGCTTGCCCGTGGCACCGGCGAGACCATCCGCGCTGCCCTTCTCTGTGCCGATCTGCGCGATTTCACCGCGCTTTCGGAGGTGACGGAGCCGCAGGCGATGATTGCGGCGCTCGACGCTTATTTTGATCGCGTCGCAGGCGCCGTGCACGCCTTCGGCGGCGAGGTGCTGAAATTCATCGGCGACGGCGTGCTGGCGATCTTTCCGGTCACGGCTACGTCGGGCGCCGCAGACATTGCCCGTGGGGATCGCGAGGCCTGCGAGGCCGCCCTGCGGGCGGTGGCCGCCAGCCGTGCCGGCATGAGCCATCTCGACCATGTGCGCCAAGCGCAGGGGTTGGCGCCGTTGCCGTTCGGCGCGGCGCTGCATTTCGGCGAGATCCTATGGGGCAATATCGGTGCGGCAGACCGGCTGGACTTTACCGCCATCGGCCCCGCGGTCAATCTGGTCAGCCGCCTGGAAGGGCTCTGCAAGCCGCTCGGCAGAAGCGTGCTGATTTCGGGAGCGGTGGCGGCGAATACGACGACGGCCTTGATCCCGCTCGGAGAGCATGGCTTGCGCGGCATTGCTGCCCCTTGCGCAGTCTTCACCCTGGCAGAAGCTTGA
- a CDS encoding ArsR/SmtB family transcription factor: MKNPHRQAVDHSKPSRTVSRVVPDPVALKALAHPLRLRMLGMLRVDGPATATQLAVQLGLNSGATSYHLRQLAQYGFIEEAPHASRRDRWWRASHELTSVPASEAEGEALDLDHAFNQAVLSLQVGQMQQALEEYAELPGEWRKASAANDMIIPMTAKQAEALTTQLTDIILEAMRVAPALGEPTPGDMVPFSIMLHAFPYPGRLPHREEDDEP; the protein is encoded by the coding sequence ATGAAGAATCCCCATCGCCAGGCTGTCGACCATTCAAAGCCGTCGCGCACCGTCAGCCGGGTCGTACCTGATCCCGTCGCATTGAAGGCGCTGGCGCATCCCCTCCGGTTGCGCATGCTCGGCATGCTGAGGGTCGATGGACCCGCCACAGCGACGCAACTGGCGGTGCAACTGGGATTGAACAGTGGTGCGACAAGTTATCATCTGCGCCAGCTTGCCCAATACGGCTTCATCGAGGAAGCGCCGCATGCCTCGCGGCGTGACCGCTGGTGGCGCGCCAGCCACGAACTCACCTCGGTGCCGGCAAGCGAGGCCGAGGGTGAAGCGCTGGATCTCGATCATGCCTTCAACCAGGCGGTGCTCTCCCTGCAAGTCGGCCAGATGCAGCAGGCGCTGGAGGAATATGCCGAACTGCCGGGGGAATGGCGCAAGGCGAGTGCTGCCAACGACATGATCATCCCGATGACGGCAAAACAGGCCGAGGCCCTGACCACGCAGCTGACCGACATCATCCTCGAAGCGATGCGGGTGGCCCCGGCTTTGGGCGAGCCGACACCCGGGGATATGGTTCCCTTCTCCATCATGTTGCATGCCTTTCCCTATCCGGGCCGGCTTCCGCATCGCGAAGAGGATGACGAGCCGTGA
- a CDS encoding MFS transporter gives MRRGGPFLALAAAETLSLSGTRLSTIAIPWLVLSTTGSPILTGLTAMMEMLPYVIAKALGGPLIDRIGAKRIAIVCDTASVAVVGLVPLLDLFGMLGMPVLLPIVFAMGVLRGPSDAAKQAMVPDVAALADVPLERVTGVASAIERLASTAGAAGAGALIGLIGPGQALVVNAVTFAAAALVVAAGIPGLQSMPELSRTDGQRALEVLPGPAVSYLDDLREGWHFLRSDAVLVSIVAMVATTNLLDQAYHAVLLPVWTRDSGHGPELLGAMFSAFTGASIAGAAIAAAIGERMPRLMVYTVAFLLTGFPRFFILALDAPLILIFVTLAIAGFASGFLNPILSAVIFERIPKPLTGRVTAMNAALCFALIPFGGLVGGALISTIGLASALLLTGLAYLAATLFPLVLKSFRGFDKAITDAGACVSRR, from the coding sequence GTGAGAAGGGGTGGGCCCTTTCTGGCGCTTGCCGCAGCCGAGACGCTTTCGCTTTCCGGAACGCGGCTGTCGACAATCGCCATTCCCTGGCTGGTGCTGAGCACGACGGGGAGCCCGATTCTAACGGGTCTGACCGCGATGATGGAGATGCTGCCCTATGTGATCGCCAAGGCGCTCGGCGGGCCGCTGATCGACCGCATCGGCGCCAAGCGCATCGCCATCGTCTGCGATACGGCCTCGGTGGCCGTGGTGGGACTGGTGCCGCTGCTCGATCTCTTCGGCATGCTTGGCATGCCGGTGTTGCTGCCAATCGTCTTTGCCATGGGCGTGCTGCGCGGCCCCTCCGATGCCGCCAAGCAGGCGATGGTTCCCGATGTCGCTGCGCTGGCAGATGTGCCGCTCGAACGGGTGACCGGCGTCGCCAGCGCCATCGAGCGGCTGGCTTCGACGGCAGGTGCTGCCGGTGCCGGTGCGCTGATCGGCCTGATCGGTCCGGGCCAGGCGCTCGTCGTCAATGCCGTCACCTTCGCCGCTGCCGCGCTGGTCGTTGCGGCGGGCATCCCCGGGTTGCAAAGCATGCCCGAACTGTCCCGTACAGACGGGCAGCGGGCGCTCGAAGTCCTGCCCGGCCCGGCCGTTTCCTATCTCGACGATCTCCGGGAAGGTTGGCACTTTCTGCGCAGCGATGCGGTGCTTGTCAGCATTGTCGCCATGGTGGCGACCACCAACCTGCTGGATCAGGCCTATCATGCCGTACTGCTGCCTGTCTGGACACGCGATTCCGGCCATGGCCCGGAATTGCTGGGGGCGATGTTTTCGGCTTTCACCGGCGCTTCGATCGCCGGCGCGGCGATTGCCGCTGCGATCGGCGAACGGATGCCGCGGCTGATGGTCTATACCGTGGCGTTCCTCTTGACCGGATTTCCGCGCTTTTTCATCCTTGCGCTGGATGCGCCGCTCATCCTCATCTTCGTCACCTTGGCAATCGCGGGATTTGCCTCGGGATTCCTCAATCCGATCCTGTCGGCGGTGATCTTCGAGCGCATCCCCAAGCCGCTGACCGGCCGCGTGACCGCGATGAACGCTGCCCTCTGTTTTGCCCTCATCCCCTTCGGTGGCCTCGTCGGCGGCGCGCTGATCAGCACGATCGGCCTTGCCTCGGCGCTATTGCTCACCGGACTTGCCTATCTTGCCGCAACTCTCTTTCCCCTCGTGCTGAAAAGTTTCCGTGGCTTCGACAAGGCTATTACCGATGCCGGTGCTTGCGTATCAAGGCGATGA
- a CDS encoding LysR family transcriptional regulator, whose product MPRTNLNDILIFMAVVDAGSFIAGGEALGLSRSAAGKAVIRLEDRLGARLLNRTTRTLNLTDEGRVFYDHGLQILASVDEAEASVAGQSGTPRGVLRLAVPDAFGRLVVLPLLEEYLRAWPDIQVEMSFTDRVADIVEGGFDLAIRIGATASDNRLVSRAIATYRTPLCASPSYLAERGEPRDIADLAAHDCLIFASRNQRDGWRFRGKGSSWIRAQGRSRLRLDSAEAIRDAALAGLGIALLPDFLVADDLAVGRLRQVLPDLETDDAKIVMLYPDKHLLEPRIHRFVDLMVEALGHERPDARSSP is encoded by the coding sequence ATGCCGCGTACGAACCTGAACGATATCCTGATCTTCATGGCCGTCGTCGATGCCGGAAGCTTTATCGCCGGCGGCGAGGCTTTGGGCCTGTCCCGTTCGGCGGCGGGAAAGGCCGTCATCCGCCTGGAGGACCGGCTCGGCGCACGTCTGCTCAACCGCACGACGAGAACGCTGAACCTGACCGACGAAGGGCGAGTATTCTACGACCATGGCTTGCAAATCCTCGCATCGGTCGACGAGGCGGAAGCGAGCGTGGCAGGCCAGAGTGGTACGCCGCGCGGCGTTCTCAGGCTCGCCGTTCCCGATGCCTTCGGACGGCTCGTCGTACTGCCCCTGCTGGAAGAATATCTGCGGGCCTGGCCCGACATCCAGGTGGAGATGAGCTTCACCGATCGCGTGGCCGACATCGTCGAGGGCGGCTTCGATCTGGCGATCCGGATCGGCGCAACGGCATCGGACAACCGGCTGGTCTCGCGCGCGATCGCCACCTATAGAACGCCGCTCTGCGCCTCGCCGTCCTATCTCGCTGAGCGCGGCGAGCCGCGTGATATAGCCGATCTCGCAGCCCATGACTGCCTGATTTTCGCCAGCCGCAATCAAAGAGACGGCTGGCGTTTTCGCGGCAAAGGCAGCTCCTGGATCAGGGCGCAGGGTCGCAGCCGCCTGAGGCTCGATAGCGCAGAGGCGATCCGCGACGCCGCCCTGGCGGGACTGGGCATCGCTCTCTTGCCCGATTTCCTCGTTGCTGACGATCTCGCCGTCGGCCGTCTCCGGCAAGTCCTCCCCGACCTCGAAACCGATGACGCCAAGATCGTCATGCTCTATCCCGACAAGCACCTGCTGGAACCGCGCATCCACCGTTTTGTCGATCTGATGGTCGAGGCATTGGGGCACGAAAGACCGGACGCGCGCTCATCGCCTTGA
- a CDS encoding phytanoyl-CoA dioxygenase family protein, with amino-acid sequence MSIATGAMQTRTPEFPLIAHGKTLAAERTGWLTPTDPAIGVAAIRRRYQDDGYVWLKGLLPRAEVTNFRGWVFERLALTGLVEPASDFTLGLASATGFDWSLADRRLMSLVRSAAYEGFCTQPPLIRFIDDFLQGISYLHKRKIMRLTQPGSPTATPAHYDLVYLRGGTSRLVTAWIPIGDIPIEMGGLLYLEGSHALGVKMEAEFQAASGDLSPEERISAYNSHMTEGGWVSKDLPDMAERFDTRWLAADYEAGDVVLHSPYMIHASTTNQDSSRRVRLSTDIRYQNVDDEIDARWNNHWSLGDML; translated from the coding sequence ATGTCGATTGCCACCGGAGCCATGCAGACCCGGACACCGGAATTTCCTCTTATCGCCCATGGCAAGACCTTGGCTGCGGAGCGGACGGGCTGGCTGACGCCGACCGATCCGGCCATCGGCGTCGCTGCCATCCGCCGCCGCTACCAGGACGATGGCTATGTCTGGTTGAAAGGTCTTCTGCCGCGTGCCGAGGTCACCAATTTCCGTGGCTGGGTGTTCGAACGCCTCGCTCTGACGGGACTGGTCGAGCCCGCCAGCGATTTTACGCTGGGGCTCGCTTCGGCCACCGGCTTCGACTGGAGCCTGGCGGACCGGCGCCTGATGTCGCTCGTCCGCTCCGCCGCCTATGAAGGATTCTGCACGCAACCGCCGCTCATCCGCTTCATAGATGATTTCCTGCAGGGCATTTCCTATCTGCACAAGCGCAAGATCATGCGTCTCACCCAGCCGGGATCGCCGACGGCCACACCTGCTCACTACGATCTCGTCTATCTCCGCGGCGGCACCAGCCGCCTGGTGACGGCCTGGATCCCGATTGGCGACATCCCCATCGAGATGGGCGGCCTGCTCTACCTCGAAGGCTCGCACGCGCTGGGCGTCAAGATGGAGGCCGAATTCCAGGCCGCAAGCGGCGATCTTTCGCCTGAAGAGCGGATCAGCGCCTATAACAGCCACATGACGGAAGGCGGCTGGGTCTCGAAGGATCTCCCGGATATGGCGGAGCGCTTCGACACCCGCTGGCTCGCTGCCGACTATGAGGCGGGTGACGTTGTGCTCCACTCGCCCTACATGATCCATGCCTCGACCACCAACCAGGACAGCAGCCGACGGGTGCGCCTCTCCACCGACATCAGATATCAGAATGTCGACGACGAGATCGACGCCCGATGGAACAACCATTGGAGCCTCGGCGATATGCTGTAG
- a CDS encoding helix-turn-helix transcriptional regulator, with protein MRDAEAIYRTPLDAAGGLAVIGSGRQHARHAVSDRKLPSFAVVLVERGQGWLETAASGRLRLTGPALFWLFPNRTHSYAPDEGGWDERWALFEGSFTRDFVRLRMVAERHPAVALHHLDELARLFGKLHADLLDDSNLGQASAALMLHHIVIAAARQASGGADRHQGGPDMADIVETFRQRAMQPLDLAAFAAEHGMSPATLRRRFTLEAGLPPKAFQLRVRMDHAKQLLATTDQKIETVAAMVGLDDPFYFSRVFHEREDCSPREFRARYRRV; from the coding sequence ATGAGAGACGCCGAGGCCATCTATAGAACACCGCTCGATGCGGCCGGCGGACTGGCGGTCATAGGCAGCGGCAGGCAGCACGCCCGCCATGCGGTGAGCGACCGTAAACTTCCGAGTTTCGCCGTCGTGCTGGTGGAGCGCGGGCAAGGCTGGTTGGAAACCGCCGCCAGCGGCCGGCTCAGGCTGACCGGGCCTGCTCTATTCTGGCTGTTTCCCAACCGCACGCATTCTTACGCTCCCGACGAAGGCGGCTGGGACGAGCGCTGGGCGCTTTTCGAGGGATCCTTCACGCGAGACTTCGTGAGGCTGAGGATGGTTGCCGAGCGACATCCTGCCGTCGCCTTGCATCATCTCGATGAGCTGGCGCGGCTCTTCGGCAAGCTTCATGCCGATCTGCTTGACGATAGCAACCTTGGGCAGGCGTCGGCGGCATTGATGCTGCATCACATCGTCATCGCAGCCGCCAGACAGGCAAGCGGAGGGGCCGATCGACACCAGGGAGGGCCTGATATGGCCGACATCGTCGAAACGTTCCGGCAGCGGGCGATGCAACCGCTCGATCTCGCTGCCTTCGCCGCCGAGCACGGCATGTCGCCCGCGACGCTGCGCAGGCGGTTCACGCTTGAAGCGGGACTGCCTCCCAAGGCATTCCAGCTTCGGGTGCGGATGGACCATGCCAAACAGCTGTTGGCAACCACCGACCAAAAGATCGAAACGGTGGCCGCCATGGTCGGCCTGGACGACCCATTTTATTTTTCACGGGTCTTCCACGAGCGCGAGGACTGCAGTCCTCGCGAATTCCGCGCCAGATATAGGCGGGTGTGA
- a CDS encoding LLM class flavin-dependent oxidoreductase, with protein MKKIGFLSFGHWTPSPQSQTRSAGDALLQSIDLAVAAEELGADGAYFRVHHFARQLAAPFPLLAAVGAKTSRIEIGTAVIDMRYENPLYMAEDASAADLIAGGRLQLGISRGSPEQVIDGWRHFGYAPPEGQSEADMARHHAEVFLEVLRGEGFAKPNPRPMFPNPPGLLRLEPHSERLRERIWWGASSNATAVWAAKLGMNLQSSTLKDDETGEPFHVQQADQIRAYREAWKAAGHTRQPRVSVSRSIFALVDDRDRAYFGYGNDEDDKIGFIDEKTRAIFGRSYAAEPDALVKQLAEDQAIAEADTLLLTVPNQLGVAYNAHVIEAILTHIAPALGWR; from the coding sequence ATGAAGAAGATCGGTTTTCTCTCGTTCGGGCACTGGACGCCCTCGCCTCAATCGCAGACGCGCTCGGCCGGCGATGCGCTGCTGCAGTCGATCGACCTTGCCGTCGCGGCCGAGGAGCTCGGTGCCGACGGGGCGTATTTCCGGGTGCATCATTTCGCCCGCCAGCTGGCCGCACCCTTTCCACTACTCGCCGCCGTCGGCGCAAAAACCAGCCGGATCGAGATCGGCACCGCGGTCATCGACATGCGCTACGAGAACCCGCTTTATATGGCCGAGGATGCCAGTGCCGCCGACCTCATCGCCGGCGGCCGGCTGCAGCTTGGCATCAGCCGCGGCTCACCCGAGCAGGTGATCGATGGCTGGCGCCATTTCGGCTACGCGCCGCCCGAAGGCCAGAGCGAGGCCGACATGGCCCGCCACCACGCCGAAGTATTCCTCGAAGTGTTGCGCGGCGAAGGTTTTGCCAAGCCCAACCCGCGGCCGATGTTTCCGAACCCGCCGGGCCTCCTGCGCCTCGAGCCGCATTCCGAGCGGCTGCGCGAGCGGATCTGGTGGGGCGCAAGCTCCAACGCCACCGCCGTCTGGGCGGCCAAGCTCGGCATGAACCTGCAGAGCTCGACGCTGAAGGACGACGAGACGGGAGAGCCATTCCACGTCCAGCAGGCCGACCAGATCCGCGCCTACCGCGAGGCCTGGAAGGCAGCCGGTCACACGCGCCAGCCGCGTGTCTCGGTCAGCCGCAGCATCTTCGCACTGGTCGACGACCGCGATCGCGCCTATTTCGGCTACGGCAATGACGAGGACGACAAGATCGGCTTCATCGACGAGAAAACCCGGGCGATCTTCGGCCGAAGCTATGCCGCCGAACCCGATGCCCTGGTTAAGCAGCTCGCCGAGGACCAGGCGATCGCCGAGGCCGACACGCTGCTGCTCACCGTCCCCAACCAGCTCGGAGTCGCCTACAATGCCCATGTCATCGAGGCGATCCTGACCCACATCGCCCCGGCGCTTGGCTGGCGCTGA
- a CDS encoding metallophosphoesterase family protein translates to MRYTFAIGDIHGCIEPLESMIDRIETYGSEGTVVFVGDYIDRGSDSRRVLDRLIAGPSNPWRWICLKGNHEDMMVAAYADRDNRAVWISNGGLETEISFGGRVLPQHLQWAADRPLMHFDRHRIFVHAGVDPAFPLEQQSKHDLLWIRFPPGESSDYWGKHLVHGHTPSLSNPVTTGNRTNIDSGCVFGGKLSCAVFDDEVAGGPIDFIEVRA, encoded by the coding sequence ATGCGCTATACGTTTGCCATAGGCGATATTCACGGCTGCATCGAGCCGCTCGAGAGCATGATCGATCGCATCGAGACTTACGGTTCAGAGGGGACTGTGGTTTTCGTTGGCGACTATATCGATCGCGGGTCTGACAGCAGACGTGTCCTCGACCGGCTCATTGCCGGTCCGTCCAACCCGTGGCGCTGGATCTGCTTGAAAGGCAATCATGAGGACATGATGGTCGCTGCCTATGCCGATCGCGATAACAGGGCCGTATGGATCAGCAACGGCGGACTTGAAACCGAGATTTCGTTTGGCGGCAGGGTTCTGCCCCAGCATCTGCAATGGGCGGCCGATCGTCCGCTCATGCATTTCGATCGGCACCGCATCTTCGTCCATGCCGGTGTCGATCCCGCATTTCCACTGGAGCAGCAGAGCAAGCACGACCTTCTATGGATCCGGTTCCCTCCCGGTGAGTCCAGCGACTATTGGGGCAAACATCTGGTCCACGGCCATACCCCCTCACTGTCCAACCCGGTTACGACAGGGAACCGCACCAATATCGACAGCGGCTGCGTCTTCGGCGGCAAACTTTCCTGTGCGGTGTTCGACGACGAGGTTGCCGGCGGGCCGATCGACTTTATCGAAGTGAGGGCATGA
- a CDS encoding DUF899 domain-containing protein, whose product MTAQLNATRQQWLAARLDLLEEEKELTRQSDALALKRQQLPRVTIEKDYRFDTEDGNVSLKDLFGGRSQLLVYHFMFGPDYTAGCPSCSSIADGFNGFFVHLENHDVAFTAVSRAPLTQLQAFKQRMGWSFPWASSFGSDFNGDFSVWFSAEQQHRGNVDYNYRREPPAPEPLAGKTVQEWQSPGSEGPVAQIAAMTGTDVPTYTRDRPGVSAFELVDGAVYHSYSSYARGLDGLWGMYQWLDRAPKGRNETGIWWRHHDRYGKE is encoded by the coding sequence ATGACGGCACAACTCAACGCAACACGCCAGCAGTGGCTGGCAGCCAGGCTCGATCTGCTCGAGGAAGAAAAGGAGCTGACCAGGCAGAGCGACGCGCTGGCGCTCAAGCGCCAGCAATTGCCGCGCGTGACGATCGAAAAAGATTACCGCTTCGACACCGAAGACGGCAACGTCTCGCTGAAAGACCTCTTCGGCGGCCGTTCGCAGCTTCTCGTCTATCACTTCATGTTCGGGCCCGATTATACTGCCGGATGCCCGTCTTGCTCCTCGATTGCCGACGGCTTCAACGGCTTCTTCGTCCATCTCGAAAACCACGATGTCGCCTTCACGGCGGTCTCGCGCGCGCCGCTCACACAGCTTCAGGCTTTCAAACAGCGCATGGGCTGGAGCTTCCCCTGGGCCTCATCCTTCGGCAGCGATTTCAACGGCGATTTCAGCGTCTGGTTCTCCGCCGAGCAGCAGCACCGCGGCAACGTTGACTATAATTACCGCCGCGAACCGCCCGCCCCCGAACCGCTCGCCGGCAAGACCGTGCAGGAATGGCAATCGCCTGGAAGTGAGGGACCGGTGGCCCAGATTGCTGCCATGACCGGCACCGATGTCCCCACCTACACCCGCGACCGGCCGGGAGTCAGCGCCTTCGAGCTTGTCGATGGAGCCGTCTATCACAGCTATTCAAGCTATGCCCGCGGGCTGGACGGGCTCTGGGGCATGTACCAATGGCTCGATCGCGCCCCGAAGGGCCGCAACGAAACCGGCATCTGGTGGCGCCATCACGACCGGTACGGCAAGGAGTGA
- a CDS encoding helix-turn-helix domain-containing protein produces MDSLITAAARALATGDALGALKRVALRDDAPALALRGIAMAQLGDLVRAKALLKSAARAFGPREAVARARCVVAEAEIALVSRDLTWPPKALDAARKVLDAHGDKVNAAHAGNVAIRRLVLIGGLDEAERALGALDPTPLPPALRAAHELVAAGIAVRRLQTRAAHSALDRARLAARAADIPALTAEVEAAALVLDTPAARLMSRGQERPLLLAAVEELLSSGTLVVDACRHVVWNAGTAVSLATRPVLFALARTLAEAWPGDVARGTLIARAFRGKHADESHRARLRVEIGRLRAELRGLVEVSATKRGFALSPRGPQEIAVLAPLVEGPHGAVLAFLADGEAWSSSALAIALGASPRTVQRALDSLAGEGKVQSLGRGRARRWMSPPLSGFPTILLLPGPLPSD; encoded by the coding sequence ATGGACTCGCTGATCACAGCCGCGGCGCGGGCGCTGGCGACAGGCGATGCGCTCGGCGCACTGAAGCGGGTGGCGTTGCGCGACGATGCGCCGGCATTGGCGCTGCGCGGCATCGCGATGGCACAGCTTGGCGATCTCGTTCGCGCCAAGGCGCTGCTGAAGAGTGCGGCGCGCGCCTTCGGCCCGCGGGAGGCCGTGGCGCGAGCGCGCTGCGTGGTCGCCGAGGCCGAGATCGCGCTCGTCTCGCGCGATCTCACCTGGCCGCCGAAGGCGCTGGACGCGGCGCGCAAGGTGCTGGACGCGCATGGCGACAAGGTCAATGCCGCCCATGCAGGCAACGTCGCCATTCGCAGACTGGTGCTGATCGGCGGCCTCGACGAGGCCGAGCGGGCGCTCGGAGCACTCGATCCGACGCCGCTGCCACCGGCTCTGCGGGCTGCCCACGAACTGGTGGCGGCTGGCATCGCCGTCCGCCGCCTGCAGACGAGGGCGGCGCATTCGGCGCTTGACCGGGCCAGGCTTGCGGCGCGCGCGGCCGATATCCCGGCTTTGACGGCGGAGGTCGAAGCCGCCGCCTTGGTGCTCGATACTCCGGCGGCGCGGCTGATGTCGCGCGGGCAGGAGCGTCCGCTGCTGCTTGCGGCGGTGGAAGAGCTGCTTTCCTCCGGCACGCTCGTCGTCGATGCCTGCCGCCATGTGGTGTGGAATGCGGGGACGGCGGTATCACTGGCGACCCGGCCCGTGCTGTTTGCGCTCGCCCGAACGCTCGCCGAAGCCTGGCCGGGGGATGTGGCAAGGGGCACGCTGATTGCCCGTGCCTTTCGCGGCAAACATGCCGATGAATCGCATCGCGCGCGGCTGCGGGTCGAGATCGGCCGGCTGCGCGCCGAGCTGCGCGGACTGGTGGAGGTTTCGGCGACGAAGCGCGGCTTTGCGCTTTCGCCGCGCGGCCCCCAGGAGATTGCCGTGCTGGCGCCACTCGTCGAAGGGCCGCATGGGGCAGTGCTCGCCTTTTTGGCCGACGGAGAGGCTTGGTCGAGCTCGGCCTTGGCGATCGCACTGGGAGCGAGCCCCCGCACCGTGCAGCGGGCGCTGGATTCGCTCGCTGGGGAAGGCAAGGTGCAATCCCTGGGGCGCGGGCGGGCACGGCGCTGGATGAGCCCGCCCCTATCGGGTTTCCCGACGATCTTGTTACTCCCCGGGCCGCTACCGAGCGATTAG
- a CDS encoding Vgb family protein: MKKSAANILREYGPFPGAERVNGVTFDGEHVWFASGDKLNALDPASGEVVRSIEVASHAGTAFDGEFLYQIAEDVIHKIDPKTGRILSTIPAPGNGGDSGLAWAEGTLWVGQHRGRKIHQIDPETGKILRTIESNRVVTGVTWVDGQLWHGTWEGDDSDVRRIDPETGEVLERLDMPEGTGVSGLESDGGDCFFCGGGGSGKIRAVRRPG, from the coding sequence ATGAAAAAATCAGCTGCGAATATCCTGCGTGAATATGGACCGTTTCCCGGCGCCGAGCGCGTCAATGGCGTCACCTTCGACGGCGAGCATGTCTGGTTTGCCTCTGGCGATAAGCTGAATGCGCTCGATCCCGCAAGCGGCGAGGTGGTGCGCTCGATCGAGGTCGCATCGCATGCCGGAACCGCTTTCGACGGCGAGTTTCTCTATCAGATCGCCGAGGATGTCATTCACAAGATCGACCCGAAGACCGGCCGTATCCTTTCCACCATCCCGGCGCCCGGCAATGGCGGCGATTCCGGCCTTGCCTGGGCCGAAGGCACGCTCTGGGTCGGCCAGCACCGCGGCCGCAAGATCCATCAGATCGACCCGGAGACCGGCAAGATTCTGCGCACCATCGAATCCAACCGCGTCGTCACAGGCGTTACCTGGGTCGACGGTCAGCTCTGGCACGGCACCTGGGAGGGCGACGACAGCGACGTCAGGCGCATCGACCCCGAAACGGGGGAGGTGCTGGAACGGCTCGACATGCCCGAAGGCACCGGCGTCTCCGGCCTCGAATCCGACGGCGGCGACTGCTTCTTCTGTGGCGGTGGCGGCAGCGGCAAGATCCGCGCGGTGCGCCGGCCGGGGTGA